A genomic segment from Luteolibacter ambystomatis encodes:
- the thrS gene encoding threonine--tRNA ligase produces the protein MSAERKTLDERQQMTDLERLRHSCAHVMATAILRIWPDAQFAYGPPIDSGFYYDFEMKHRITPDDFEKIEAEMKKIAKENQKFERRVISREEAKAMAESGRLGGLSERPGNPSRFKLDLIDKIPEGEEISCFQNGEFIDLCAGPHVGYTAKCKNVKLMSVSSSFYMGDESKGSLQRLYGTAFENKELLEQHLVRLEEAKKRDHRRLGRELHLFHIDEEVGQGLILWKPKGALIRRSLQDFITAELDKQGYSQVFTPHIGKLDLYRTSGHFPYYQESQYPAIAERDVLEKLADEDATCSQLINGLSDGTYEGYMLKPMNCPHHIKIFASEHRSYRDLPVRLAEFGTVYRWEQSGELGGMTRVRGFTQDDAHLFCTPDQVAEEVTKCLDLVKKVLGTLGMGDYRVRLSLRDPDSDKYVGKAENWDKAENALRSAVQVLGVEYTEELGEAAFYGPKIDFVVKDVIGRDWQLGTVQVDYNLPERFKLSYIGADNTQHTPVMIHRAPFGSLERFTGLLIEHFEGKFPTWLAPEQVRVLPISEKTLETAEAVTAKLADAGIRVSIDRDSDKIGAKIRNARLERIPYMLVIGQREEEEGTVSVRHRDKDDLGSKPVDEFLAELKAEIAERRL, from the coding sequence ATGTCAGCCGAACGGAAGACCCTCGACGAGCGCCAGCAGATGACGGACCTGGAGCGCCTGCGCCACTCCTGCGCCCACGTCATGGCCACCGCCATCCTGCGGATCTGGCCGGACGCCCAGTTCGCCTACGGCCCGCCGATCGACAGCGGTTTCTACTACGACTTCGAGATGAAGCACCGGATCACGCCGGATGACTTCGAGAAGATCGAGGCGGAGATGAAGAAGATCGCGAAGGAGAACCAGAAGTTCGAGCGCCGCGTCATTTCCCGTGAGGAAGCCAAGGCGATGGCCGAAAGCGGCCGCCTCGGCGGTCTCTCGGAGCGCCCGGGCAATCCGAGCCGTTTCAAGCTCGACTTGATCGACAAGATTCCGGAAGGCGAAGAAATCTCCTGCTTCCAGAACGGCGAGTTCATCGACCTCTGCGCCGGCCCGCACGTGGGCTACACGGCGAAGTGCAAGAACGTGAAGCTGATGTCGGTGTCCTCGTCCTTCTACATGGGCGATGAATCGAAAGGCAGCCTCCAACGTCTCTACGGCACGGCTTTCGAAAACAAGGAACTCCTCGAACAGCACCTCGTGCGCCTGGAGGAAGCGAAGAAGCGCGACCACCGCCGCCTCGGCCGCGAGCTGCACCTGTTCCACATCGACGAGGAAGTCGGCCAGGGCCTGATCCTGTGGAAACCGAAGGGCGCGCTCATCCGCCGCTCGCTCCAGGACTTCATCACCGCCGAGCTCGACAAGCAGGGCTACTCGCAGGTTTTCACGCCGCACATTGGCAAGCTCGACCTCTACCGCACCTCCGGCCACTTCCCCTACTATCAGGAAAGCCAGTACCCGGCGATCGCCGAGCGCGACGTGCTCGAAAAGCTCGCCGACGAGGACGCGACGTGCAGCCAGCTCATCAACGGTCTCTCCGATGGCACGTACGAGGGCTACATGCTCAAGCCGATGAACTGCCCGCACCACATCAAGATCTTCGCCAGCGAGCATCGCTCGTATCGTGATCTGCCGGTGCGTCTCGCGGAGTTCGGCACGGTGTACCGCTGGGAACAATCCGGCGAACTCGGCGGCATGACGCGCGTCCGCGGCTTCACGCAGGACGATGCCCACCTTTTCTGCACGCCGGACCAGGTGGCGGAAGAAGTGACGAAGTGCCTCGATCTCGTGAAGAAGGTGCTCGGCACCCTCGGCATGGGCGACTACCGCGTGCGGCTCTCGCTCCGCGATCCGGACTCCGACAAATACGTCGGCAAGGCGGAGAACTGGGACAAGGCGGAGAACGCCCTGCGCAGCGCCGTACAGGTGCTCGGAGTGGAATACACGGAAGAGCTCGGCGAGGCCGCGTTCTACGGCCCGAAGATCGACTTCGTGGTGAAGGACGTGATCGGCCGCGATTGGCAGCTCGGCACCGTGCAGGTGGACTACAATCTGCCGGAGCGCTTCAAGCTTTCCTACATCGGCGCGGACAACACCCAGCACACGCCGGTCATGATCCACCGCGCGCCCTTCGGCTCGCTGGAGCGTTTCACCGGTCTGCTCATCGAGCACTTCGAAGGCAAGTTCCCGACGTGGCTCGCTCCCGAACAAGTGCGCGTGCTGCCGATCTCCGAAAAGACGCTCGAAACGGCGGAAGCCGTGACGGCCAAGCTCGCAGATGCCGGCATCCGCGTCTCCATCGACCGCGATTCCGACAAAATCGGTGCGAAGATCCGCAATGCCCGCCTCGAGCGCATCCCCTACATGCTGGTCATCGGCCAGCGTGAGGAAGAAGAAGGCACCGTTTCCGTCCGCCACCGCGACAAAGACGACCTCGGCTCGAAGCCGGTGGACGAATTCCTCGCCGAGCTCAAGGCGGAGATCGCCGAGCGGCGGTTGTAA